In the genome of Bacteroidota bacterium, the window GGTTTGATACAACAAACGTCCTATTGTGCGTAATTTTACTGACACGATACTTCCACAATTGGATTTGCAAAATTAAAATGTTTTTCATAATTTTGTATCCGAGTAGATACAGTAACGAAAAATGTACTTTATTGAAAAAACGATAGAATTTGACAAGTGGTTCAGAAAGTTGAATGACTTGCGAGCCAAAGCGAAGATTTTGTTACGACTTCAAAAATTAGAAAATGAAGAACATTTTGGAGACTGCAAACCTGTCGGAAACGGAATTAGTGAATTGAAAATAAATTATGCAAAAGGTTACAGAATTTATTTCAAAGAAACTGACGGGAAAATTATCATTCTCCTAATTGGTGGCGACAAATCAAACCAACAGAAAGACATTGAAAAAGCAAAAGAATTAAGCAAAGCGTATCACGAACACCATAAAAAAACAAAAAAATAAAAAATGGAAACATCAAAATTTGACATAGCAGACTATTTAGACAGTAATGAAATGATTACTGAATATCTAAATACCGTTTTGGAAGAAGGAAATGACACACAAATTGTAACCGCAATCGGACACATTGCTAAAGCAATTGGTATGACTAAAATAGCCGAAGAAACAGGAATGAGCAGACCAAGTTTGTACAAAGCATTATCGGACGGTTCAAAACCACAATTTTCAACTATTATGAAAGTTTTAAAAGCAATCGGTGGGCAAATACGAATACATCCGATGTCTACATAACGGAACGAACGCACAACACGGTTTGGCGTCAGACGGGCTTAGCGTTCGGGCAGGAAATCTCCTGCGGAGATTTCCTGCCCGAACGCTAAGCCCCGAGCCGAAATATCTATCTCACATTTAAAACTGACCCTACAACTCTAAGAGCAAAAGAACGAAACGCCAATACGAGGAACAATATATGAACTGTCCATACGGCTTCTTTCAATCAGATAAAAAGTTCTATCGCCCCTCACTTAAACGCCTTGAACTTAAAGCCTTCTCCGCGCCAAACTAATTGTTGTTGAATACACGCATTGGCTTTGACTTCAATGGGATATTCCCATACAAGGATTCCCCAACCCGTGCGTAAAATGAATGTAACAGGCAGACTCTTTTCTTTCCCTAAATCAACTGAGACACTCACAATACCAACCGATTTGCAATCAGGGGCTGATTCCATAGGATCGGGAGG includes:
- a CDS encoding type II toxin-antitoxin system RelE/ParE family toxin, translated to MYFIEKTIEFDKWFRKLNDLRAKAKILLRLQKLENEEHFGDCKPVGNGISELKINYAKGYRIYFKETDGKIIILLIGGDKSNQQKDIEKAKELSKAYHEHHKKTKK
- a CDS encoding putative addiction module antidote protein, with the translated sequence METSKFDIADYLDSNEMITEYLNTVLEEGNDTQIVTAIGHIAKAIGMTKIAEETGMSRPSLYKALSDGSKPQFSTIMKVLKAIGGQIRIHPMST